The genomic stretch GACGATCTCTCCGAAGAAAAAAGCATGGCCACCTATACCAAGGCCACTAAATGGGTTGCCTATACCTTGCTGGCCAAGCTCTACCTGAATGCACAGGTATATACCGGCACTGCCGCCTGGGACAAATGCCTGGACTATTGCAACCGGGTAATAGGTTCTAACCAGTACCAGCTGGAGCCCAATATCTTCAACAACTTCAAAGTGAAGAACGAAAGCTCCGTGGAGAATATCTGGGCCATTCCCTATGACGCCGATTTCTTCCGCGGTTATTTCATTCCTTACCAGATGTCCTGGCATTATTCCCAGTATGTGGCCTTCGACGTACAGTTCAGCTCCTGGAACGGGCCCTGCGCCGTGCCCAGTTTTGTCAAAGGCTTTGACCCGGATGATGCAAGGATTGGTTCTTTCCTGATTGGTCTTCAAACCAAACCCGATGGTACACCCATCTATATCCGGGATGGCATCACGCAACTCAACTACACAGTAGACATGGTCAATTACGCCAATGCCACTGAGAATGAGGGTGCGCGATTGTACAAATGGGAAGTAGAGAAGGGGGGACGAACCCATATGAACAACGACTTTGCCATCTTCCGTTATTCCGATGTGCTGCTCATGAAGGCCGAAGCCCTGCTGCGCACCAGCGCCGCCAATGAGCCGGAAGCACGCACCCTGGTGAATGAAGTGCGGGACCGGAATTTCAGCCCGGCCAAACCACTGGCCAACCTGACGCTGGACCTGCTGCTGAAAGAAAGAGGATATGAATTTGTGTTTGAAGGCTGGCGCAGGAACGACCTGATCCGCTTTGATGCATTCAAAGGTACCTGGAGTTTCAAACCCAATGAGGATCCGGCCGACCGCCACACTTACCTGTTCCCCATTCCGCTGACCGTAATGGACAAGAACCCGCACCTGGATCAAAACGACGGTTATTAAACAGCAATGGCCAGTACCAGGCGCTACACATTTTTAAGCACCCAACCAATGGATAGGATCTCAATCATCGGATTAATAGGCATGCTGCTGTTCTGGCCCTTTTTGACAAGGGGCCAGGACCCGCATACCCTTTATTATGAAGGCAGGGCCGCTACCGCACTGGTGGGCGATGGCAAATTCATTGTGAAGACCGCACCGGAACATTTCAGGGCAGCCAAAGGCATTGCACTGGAAGGCAGGCTGCGGTTTGAACGCAACGGTGAATCACTGCTGCCTGCGCCTACATTCTGGAATACCAGTATGATCCCCGGTGGCGTTACCTATTCTATCCGTATTGGGAGGGACAGCCTGGAAGTAAGCTATGGCGTGCTGCCGGCCACCGGCTTTGCCATCGCCATCCGTACGCCGGCCGGCGTGCAGACAAGGCTGGACCTTGACCAATCTATTCCCCTGCATCGTACCGAAGCAAGGCTGGGCAAACAACAGACCGTTCTCTATACACAACAACCGGTGAGCGAAGGTTTTTCTTACCAGACCTTCCACCAGCAGCTGCAGGCCGCCAGCCGGCAGCCGCTGGTGCTGCGCTCGCCGGACACCACCCTGAATAAGGCGGTGGCGTTCTCCCAATCACTGCTGGACCTCAGCTACAATGGCGAGCTGATGTTCTGTGAGCTGTTCCGCTGGCTGGATATCTGGGCCCGCGACCTGGGCTCGGGCCTGCTTCCCGGCGCATTGGTCTCCGGCCGGCCGGTAATGGCCCGGCAATCCCTGGTCTATGACCTCAACAGGTATGCGCTGATGCGGCCGGAAGACTGCAAGAATTCCAATGATCCCTCGCAGGGCGGCACCGCCTCGGAAGTGGGCTGGACTGTCCGCTCGCTCTGGCTATACTACTACTATTCCGGCAACCTGGACACCCTGCGCAAAGACTATGCTGTCATGCGGCCCTGGGTGGAATTCTGGATCAACCGGGATTATGATGAGGATGGTCTCATTACGGACGTGACCGATTTCATGGACCATATGCTGATGATGTGCAGCACCAATGGGGTGCGCACCCTGGCCTCCAACGCCATGTATGCTTCCCTGCTCCAGTTTGCCGCCAAAGTGGAAGCGCAACTGGGCAATCGTAAAGCGGCCGACAGGCTGCAGCGGCTGTACCGGAAAACAGTGGATGCCGTCAATACCGTGTACTGGAATGCCGACAAAGGTTATTTCAGCAATATGACCTTATGGGACAGTATTGACCACCGCAGTTCCCAGGCCTCACAGGCCATGCTCCTGAAGATAGGCGCCACGGATGAACAGCGCACCCGCCGGACACTGGACTACCTGCAACAGGAGAACTGGACAAAATATGGGTCGGTCACCATTACGCCACGCATGAACCATGTGGACATGCAGAACGACCAGAACGTGAAAGTATGGCCCTGGTGGAACCTCTGGGAAGCAGAAGCTCGGTTTGGGCACCAGGATGCAGCCGGCGGCTACCAGCTACTGCAGCTGGCCGCGGCCACTATTGAGGACGAAAAATATCCCGGTTTCATTGAAGAAACACTGGACACCAATGGTGTCTCCATCGGCGGCAACGTATTTGTCACCGCTGCCGGCAACCTGCTGGATGTAGTGGTCAAGGACCTGCTGGGTATTGAAGTCATGCAGCCTGGCTGGAAAACAGTAAAAATTACACCGGCCGTACCGGCACAATGGACCAACTATTCCTGCACTGTACCTACGCCCAATGGAACTATCAGTCTACAATATCAAAACAATCAACTGATCATTGACGTTACTGACCCATCCATACAAGAACTGCTTGTCCTGGACCCGGCAGCTACCCGCGTCACCGGCGCCACCGCCCGGAAATGGAGCAAGCCTGCACCAACGGCTGAAACAAATTACCAACCGGTACCCAAGAAAACCATCAAACCTTTTACCGCCGGCAAAACTGCCATATTCTATGATCCGGCTTTTCACCAGCAATCCTCGGGTTTACACCTTCCTGCATTGAACCTGGAAGGATTAGGTAAACTGGCTAATAGCGGATACCGCACTGTAGTGATCACCGGCAACCAGCTGCCGCTGTATACCCCATCCGGTAAGCCGGTCAAAACAGCCATAGAGGATTTTGTCCGTAAAGGCGGCACACTTGTATTCTATGGCGCCAGCACCAATGCCAAAAGTGAAGAGGACGGCGCTGGCATCCTGGGCGAACAAGGTGGCCTGGTAGACTGGTACCAATACCTGCCGGCAAGAGAAAAAATATTCCTGACCAACTGGACCTTCACACCTGATCCCCGCAATCTGTCAGCAGCCGAAGCAAACGGCCAATACAAATCTACCGTTGTATTACCTGCTGCTTATGCCGGTCAGGCCATTTACCTGGAACTGGGGCCCCTGGTAGGGCAGGACAGCGTGTTCATAAACGGCCTGCCAGTGGCAGCTTACGCCGATATGGAGCCGCTGATCCAACAGCAATATCCCACCCGCACCAACTATTACGATACCCATCGCTATAAAATGCTCAGCCGGTACTATGTCCTCCAACCAGGCAGCAAGGCCTATGCAGCATTACGCTTCGGCCAGTCCAATTCAATTACTGTCCGCATTGTGCGGGATGGCATGGGTTGGGGCCTGCCGGAAAGCAATCAGCCCAATATCGGTATCATGACCAGCCGGCAGCAATGGCAGGCACTGGATGAAGCCCTGCCGGGCATAGGGCTCAGTCATCCCAAAAGAAAAGGTGTCAACTACTGGGGCAGTGAACAGTTCTTCAATGCCTGGAGTACTAAGAACGGGCTCTTTGGATTCAGCATCCAGGGGCAGGGCATTCAATTTCCGGAAGGGACCGCACTGTCCGGGTTAGCTACCAACAAGACCGCCCCGGAACTGCCCATACAAACAGCCTATACTGATTTTGCCCTGTTCAGGCCTTGGACCTTTGAAGCACTGGCCTATACCACTACCCATGAAAATTTACTCTATCCCGCCACAACAGAAAGGTATCCCTGTATAGCCCGCATTGTGAACACAGATACGCAGGGCGGTTACCTGCTGATAGCGCCGGCCATTGCACAGTCGCCGCTCGGAAAACAAGTTCTTCAACAGTTAAATATTCGCTTATGAGGCCGTATCGCCATCCATTCATATGCACCATCATAGTACTGCTGCTGATAGGTCTTAGCAGTGCCGGCCAGCAACGCCAGGTAGATTACCGATATGCACCAGCCTGGCAGGCCAGCTGCATCAGCTTTCCTGATGATACCTGCAAAACGCTGGTTGGCCCGGAAGGACAGTTGTTATACCATTTCGGTGGCAAACGTTATTTCCCTTATGCCAATGACCGCGGCTTCCGCACCGTCATCCACTTCCTGGCCGATGAAGCCGTACTATTCCAGCAGCAGCAATTACTGGATGCCCGCATCCCCATTGTACAAACTACTGCGCGTTTACAAGGTATGCCCGTGCAGCAGGAAGCCATCGCTATTGCGCAGCCTTTTACACAGCAGGGGACCAGCACGCAACAGGGAAACCGGGAAGACCTGCTGCTGACACGCATCAGCAATCCCGGCAACAGCACAAAAACCATTCAGCCCGTGGTGGTGATCAATACAGAATATGCCGTGCAGGTGCAGCAGCAAACCGTAACCATTACAGACAGCAATAAAGTCTATCGCCTCTATCTCGACAGACCAGTACAACGCGTTCGGCAAAACCTCACGGATTCCAGTTTCAAAACCATTATTGAGCTGGCGCCTGTAATCGTTCCTGCCGGCGACAGCATCGTGCTGGCAGCCCTTTATGACAACGGCAAGCCATCCCTGCTGGCACAGCAGTTCCAGGACCGTCCGTCCAGCTTCCTGCCAGCCCTGGAAACCGCCAGGACAGCCATGATCCAATACTGGCAGCACCAAACACCCATTCCTTATGATCATATTACCGTGCCTGACGTGGAGATCCAGCGGCTGCTGGACGCCTCGCTGCGTGGCATCTGGCAGGCCCGTGAGATCAAGAATGGCAAAGCCGCCTTCCAGGTAGGGCCTACCTGTTACCGCGGGCTCTGGATAGTAGACGGAGCCTTTCTGCTGGAAGCAGTGACCATGCTCAACAGGGGCAAGGAAGCAAGGGATGGGATAGATTATATGCTGTCCTTCCAGGAACCCGGCGGTCGCTTCGGGAAAATGAGCGCCGACTATTACAAAGAGAACGGTATTGTACTCTGGACCTGTGTCCGCCATGCATTGCTCACGCAGGATAAAGAGTGGCTGACCAGCAAATGGCCGCTGCTGCGCAAAACGGTGGACTATATCAAAGAACTGCGCAAACAGACCCTGCAGAACAAGGATCCGCTGGACGACGGCCTGATACCAGCCGGTGAAATTGATGGGGGACTATGGGGCTCGGCAGACA from Candidatus Pseudobacter hemicellulosilyticus encodes the following:
- a CDS encoding RagB/SusD family nutrient uptake outer membrane protein; its protein translation is MTRKYITALCLSASLLTGSCTKLDEDLYSLISQDQFGSTAEEINSLIGPAYGTLVNYVNNDFWMGEITSDEYMIPARGLDWYSGGIHLRYHTHEWSARETPNFWRFEQVATVNKILDLLDNTTIEIENKDRIYAELRTLRAFWYFIMLDNIGNVPIVTKFEGELPTNNSRKEVYDFVESELLAVADDLSEEKSMATYTKATKWVAYTLLAKLYLNAQVYTGTAAWDKCLDYCNRVIGSNQYQLEPNIFNNFKVKNESSVENIWAIPYDADFFRGYFIPYQMSWHYSQYVAFDVQFSSWNGPCAVPSFVKGFDPDDARIGSFLIGLQTKPDGTPIYIRDGITQLNYTVDMVNYANATENEGARLYKWEVEKGGRTHMNNDFAIFRYSDVLLMKAEALLRTSAANEPEARTLVNEVRDRNFSPAKPLANLTLDLLLKERGYEFVFEGWRRNDLIRFDAFKGTWSFKPNEDPADRHTYLFPIPLTVMDKNPHLDQNDGY